A genomic segment from Rubrobacter tropicus encodes:
- the hisS gene encoding histidine--tRNA ligase: MSYKGPRGTYDVYPGGREPHERAALWAFVEERAREILGHHNYREVRTPVFEEIELFARTAGEASDIVVQKEMFTFRDKGDREMALRPEGTPGAVRSYIEHNLFKLAQPVKLFYVGPMFRQERQQKGRYRQHTQIGVEALGTSDPLVDVEVISLLYAIHQAVGVKEEVVYLNNLGDLETRRAYVPELRAYLRKHAGDLDPDSVARMETNPLRTFDSKHEGTQAVLSEAPKIGAYLSPDAAEHLAVVREGLDALGVPYELDEQLVRGLDYYTMTVFEAKSGALGAQDTVGAGGRYNALISDLGGPDLGGIGFGTGVERMLLAAASYESEPSLDVFFVALAPEARVPAMRLAGALRAEGISCDLDYGGRGAKGQFKQADRTGAAYAAIMGEDELSRGTIKVRDMSSGEEREVSVSDGSSELLRTIKA, translated from the coding sequence GTGAGCTACAAGGGACCGAGGGGCACCTACGACGTCTATCCCGGCGGGCGCGAGCCTCACGAGCGAGCGGCGTTGTGGGCGTTCGTGGAGGAGCGGGCGCGCGAGATCCTGGGCCACCACAACTACCGGGAAGTAAGGACGCCCGTCTTCGAGGAGATAGAGCTCTTCGCCCGCACGGCGGGGGAGGCCTCGGACATCGTGGTCCAGAAGGAGATGTTCACCTTCAGGGACAAGGGCGACCGGGAGATGGCGCTAAGGCCCGAGGGGACGCCGGGGGCGGTCCGGTCCTACATCGAGCACAACCTGTTCAAGCTCGCCCAGCCGGTAAAGCTCTTTTACGTGGGGCCGATGTTCAGGCAGGAGAGGCAGCAGAAGGGGCGGTACAGGCAGCACACCCAGATCGGGGTCGAGGCCCTCGGCACGTCGGACCCGCTGGTCGACGTGGAGGTGATCTCCCTCCTCTACGCGATCCACCAGGCGGTGGGCGTCAAGGAAGAGGTCGTCTACCTCAACAACCTCGGCGACCTGGAGACCCGCCGCGCCTACGTCCCGGAGCTCCGCGCCTACCTCCGGAAGCACGCGGGCGACTTGGACCCGGACTCCGTCGCCCGCATGGAGACCAACCCCTTGAGGACCTTCGACTCCAAGCACGAGGGCACGCAAGCGGTTCTGTCCGAGGCGCCGAAGATCGGGGCTTACCTGAGCCCCGACGCCGCCGAACACCTCGCCGTCGTCCGCGAAGGGCTCGACGCGCTCGGCGTCCCCTACGAGTTGGACGAGCAGCTCGTGCGCGGCCTCGACTACTACACGATGACCGTCTTCGAGGCCAAGAGCGGGGCGCTGGGCGCCCAGGACACGGTCGGGGCCGGGGGACGCTACAACGCCCTCATCTCCGACCTCGGCGGCCCGGACCTCGGCGGGATCGGCTTCGGCACGGGCGTCGAGAGGATGCTCCTTGCCGCCGCGTCTTACGAGTCCGAGCCCTCCCTCGACGTCTTTTTCGTGGCGCTCGCGCCCGAGGCGAGGGTGCCCGCGATGCGGCTCGCCGGAGCACTGCGCGCGGAGGGGATCTCTTGCGACCTCGACTACGGCGGACGGGGGGCGAAGGGCCAGTTCAAGCAGGCCGACAGGACGGGCGCGGCGTACGCCGCGATCATGGGCGAAGACGAGCTCTCCCGCGGCACCATAAAGGTCCGCGACATGTCCTCGGGCGAGGAACGTGAGGTGTCCGTCTCCGACGGGTCATCGGAGCTGCTCCGGACGATAAAGGCCTGA
- a CDS encoding SIR2 family NAD-dependent protein deacylase, with amino-acid sequence MPDLPTGLVESLRDARRVVALTGSGISAESGVPTFREAQTGLWARYDPQDLATPEAFARDPRLVWEWYGWRRELVAAAEPNAGHRALVELERRAKAFVLITQNVDGLHQRAGNREVVELHGNIRRTRCSGEGVIVDDHEQGDGPPRCAGCGAYLRPDVVWFGEMLPAEAMRHASRSAQSCDLFLSIGTSSLVYPAAGLAHEALENDATVVEIIPGETTLTAHVAYRVPGAAGEVLPELVTRAFGARAGM; translated from the coding sequence GTGCCGGACCTTCCGACGGGGCTGGTCGAATCCCTGCGGGACGCCCGGCGCGTTGTGGCTTTGACGGGCTCCGGTATTTCCGCGGAGAGCGGCGTGCCAACCTTCCGCGAGGCCCAGACCGGGCTCTGGGCGCGCTACGATCCGCAGGATTTGGCGACGCCGGAGGCGTTCGCGCGCGACCCGCGCCTCGTCTGGGAGTGGTACGGGTGGCGGCGCGAGCTGGTCGCCGCAGCGGAACCAAACGCGGGACACCGGGCGCTCGTGGAGCTGGAACGCCGGGCGAAGGCATTTGTCCTGATCACCCAGAACGTAGACGGTCTTCACCAACGGGCCGGAAACCGCGAAGTCGTGGAGCTGCACGGCAACATCCGGCGCACTAGGTGTTCCGGGGAGGGCGTAATCGTGGACGATCACGAGCAGGGGGATGGGCCGCCACGCTGCGCCGGGTGCGGCGCGTATCTGCGCCCGGACGTGGTCTGGTTCGGAGAGATGTTGCCGGCGGAAGCGATGCGGCACGCTTCCAGGTCCGCGCAGAGCTGCGACCTCTTTCTCTCTATCGGGACTTCGAGCCTTGTCTACCCGGCGGCCGGTCTGGCGCACGAGGCGCTGGAGAACGACGCGACGGTCGTGGAGATCATCCCGGGCGAGACGACGCTGACCGCGCACGTTGCGTACCGCGTGCCGGGAGCCGCAGGCGAGGTCCTGCCCGAGCTCGTCACCCGGGCTTTCGGTGCGCGGGCAGGAATGTAA
- a CDS encoding response regulator, with the protein MKIVVVDGQPVVRVGVKTVLDAEENMETVGEAASVRQAIELVRRAAPDIVVLDLDLEGQGGGLELCRKIKSMPGAPGVVVFTFRNSREEVFSSRLSGADSFVHKGESTGKLLEAIRETRSGKKVWFLGEGDNPGPHRHFNAEEPSLTPKEKEIFALLVKRRTNAEIAAELSISHQTVKNHVSNVLKKLGADSRIDLL; encoded by the coding sequence TTGAAGATCGTCGTCGTAGACGGGCAGCCCGTCGTGAGGGTGGGCGTGAAGACCGTTCTGGATGCCGAGGAGAATATGGAGACCGTGGGCGAGGCGGCGAGCGTCCGACAGGCCATCGAGCTCGTCAGGCGGGCGGCCCCGGACATCGTGGTCCTGGACCTCGACCTGGAGGGCCAGGGGGGCGGCCTGGAACTTTGCCGAAAGATAAAATCGATGCCCGGTGCCCCGGGCGTCGTCGTGTTCACCTTCCGCAACTCCAGGGAGGAGGTTTTCTCCTCCCGGCTCTCGGGGGCGGACTCCTTCGTCCACAAAGGAGAGAGTACCGGCAAGCTGCTCGAGGCGATAAGGGAGACCCGCTCCGGGAAGAAGGTGTGGTTCCTGGGCGAGGGGGATAACCCCGGCCCCCACCGACACTTCAACGCCGAGGAGCCCTCGCTCACCCCCAAGGAGAAGGAGATCTTCGCCCTGCTCGTCAAGCGCCGCACCAACGCCGAGATCGCCGCCGAGCTCTCCATAAGCCACCAGACCGTCAAAAACCACGTGAGCAACGTTCTGAAGAAGCTCGGTGCCGATAGCCGCATCGACCTCCTGTAG
- a CDS encoding FAD-dependent oxidoreductase, producing the protein MNGKERIVIVGGGPAGLATARAYRNAGGRARVTILSTEPHPPYNRPPLTKEFLRGDSDPADLPIEAEGWYQENGVELRLSTVVESLDRSRAVVETDAGEAFAYDACVLATGSEPIRIPVPGADDPEVLVMRTIENSSRLKDRAGKGGSAVVVGSGFIGCEAAASLSLRGASVTLVSLEEIPQGRRLGKEAGGRIRAWLEGYGVDLRMNTSLESIERRNGAYSVAVDGGENIFAGAVLFGTGVEPRLGLAEDAGLELDGGVVTDSSMRTSAPGVFAVGDIASAYNESAGRHVSVEHWGTPWSTGVWRGPCSPGRCGVEHGARLLVDHRRRHAEVLGVGRRVGRARLRRPGRLLRRPVRQGRRARRHTHPRRRRGLREGPRTDRAGGPFPRVKPAAPNPSLRASVVVPARDEQALVGACVRALAAQTGVAPQGYEVLLVLDRCTDETEARAREAAAASPDLRLYFLEGPGEGSGLARRVGMEAACGRLLAVRGPDGLICSTDADTVVAPDWLATQLRAVEAGAKAIGGRIDLKGAETLPPGILRWHAENGRMRYEKLLANPDRSGRAEHWQFSGASLALTAGTYRNVGGLRPRESLEDEHLEEVLRENGVPIEHLLSVRVTTSSRLNGRASRGLSHDLAKAGFRHRASAIKDPKPDA; encoded by the coding sequence TTGAACGGAAAGGAGCGAATAGTGATCGTCGGCGGCGGCCCCGCCGGCCTCGCCACCGCCCGCGCGTACCGGAACGCCGGCGGCCGGGCACGCGTCACCATTCTCTCGACCGAACCCCACCCCCCCTACAACCGTCCGCCGCTCACCAAGGAGTTCCTGCGCGGAGATTCGGACCCGGCCGACCTCCCCATAGAGGCCGAGGGCTGGTACCAGGAAAACGGCGTCGAGTTGCGGCTCTCCACCGTGGTCGAATCCCTGGACCGCAGCCGGGCCGTGGTAGAGACCGACGCGGGAGAAGCGTTCGCCTACGACGCCTGCGTCCTTGCCACCGGTTCCGAGCCAATACGCATCCCCGTACCGGGCGCCGACGACCCCGAAGTGCTGGTGATGCGCACGATAGAGAACTCCTCCCGGCTCAAGGACAGGGCGGGCAAGGGCGGCAGCGCCGTGGTCGTTGGCAGCGGGTTCATCGGGTGCGAGGCGGCGGCCTCGCTCTCGCTTCGGGGGGCGTCAGTAACCCTCGTCAGCCTGGAGGAGATCCCGCAGGGGCGGCGGCTCGGGAAGGAGGCAGGGGGGAGGATCAGGGCCTGGCTCGAAGGCTACGGCGTGGACCTGCGTATGAACACGAGCCTGGAATCCATCGAACGCCGAAACGGCGCGTACTCCGTCGCTGTGGACGGCGGGGAGAACATCTTTGCGGGCGCCGTTCTCTTCGGGACTGGCGTCGAGCCGAGGCTCGGACTCGCGGAGGATGCGGGGCTCGAGCTGGATGGGGGCGTGGTCACCGACTCGTCGATGCGCACGAGCGCGCCCGGCGTCTTCGCCGTCGGGGACATCGCCAGCGCGTACAACGAGTCGGCCGGCCGGCACGTCAGCGTCGAGCACTGGGGGACGCCCTGGAGCACGGGCGTGTGGCGGGGACCGTGCTCGCCGGGGCGATGCGGCGTGGAGCATGGCGCCCGGCTTCTGGTCGACCATAGGCGACGACACGCTGAAGTACTGGGCGTGGGACGGCGGGTGGGACGAGCACGCCTACGAAGACCGGGGCGACTCCTTCGTCGTCCGGTACGGCAAGGACGGCGTGCTCGTCGGCATACTCACCCACGGCGCCGACGAGGACTACGAGAAGGGCCGCGCACCGATCGAGCGGGGGGACCCTTTCCGCGGGTGAAGCCCGCGGCGCCCAACCCGTCCCTCCGGGCCAGCGTCGTCGTGCCGGCGCGCGACGAGCAGGCGCTCGTCGGGGCCTGCGTGCGCGCGCTCGCCGCGCAAACGGGCGTGGCCCCGCAAGGCTACGAAGTCCTACTGGTGCTCGACCGCTGCACCGACGAGACCGAAGCGCGGGCCAGAGAAGCGGCCGCGGCCAGCCCCGACCTGCGCCTCTATTTTTTGGAAGGCCCCGGGGAAGGCTCCGGTCTCGCGCGGCGGGTCGGGATGGAGGCCGCGTGTGGACGGCTATTGGCCGTTCGCGGCCCGGACGGTCTGATCTGCTCCACCGACGCCGATACCGTCGTGGCGCCGGACTGGCTCGCCACCCAACTGCGGGCGGTGGAGGCCGGGGCGAAAGCCATCGGCGGGCGCATCGACCTTAAAGGCGCGGAGACCCTGCCCCCCGGCATCCTGCGCTGGCACGCCGAGAACGGCCGGATGCGCTACGAAAAGCTCCTGGCGAACCCGGACAGATCCGGCCGGGCGGAGCACTGGCAGTTCTCGGGCGCCTCCCTCGCCCTCACGGCCGGCACGTACAGGAACGTCGGCGGCCTGCGTCCCCGGGAATCTTTGGAAGACGAGCACCTGGAAGAGGTGCTCCGGGAGAACGGCGTCCCCATAGAACACCTCCTCTCGGTCCGGGTCACCACCTCTTCCCGCCTGAACGGCCGCGCCAGCCGCGGCCTCTCCCACGACCTTGCGAAGGCGGGTTTCAGGCATCGAGCTTCGGCCATCAAAGACCCGAAACCCGATGCCTAA
- a CDS encoding class I SAM-dependent DNA methyltransferase yields MSGRLDRDYFEELYAGSKDPWNFETSDYEREKYARTLEALGGRRFGRALEAGASIGVFTRMLAGRCDELLAVDVSAKAVAAARERLRGQSHVRVERRTLPEEMPEGPFDLIVASEVLYYFTREEMLAMLNGFENILAPGGVLLAVHWRRETRTYPLQGDEVHELLTAHTSLALTESVAEPDYRLDLFEDRG; encoded by the coding sequence GTGAGCGGACGCCTCGACCGGGACTACTTCGAAGAGCTCTACGCCGGCTCCAAAGACCCCTGGAACTTCGAGACGAGCGATTACGAGCGCGAGAAGTACGCCCGGACCCTCGAAGCCCTCGGCGGCCGGCGCTTCGGGCGCGCGCTGGAGGCGGGCGCCTCGATCGGGGTCTTCACGCGGATGCTCGCCGGCCGGTGCGACGAGCTGCTCGCCGTGGACGTCTCGGCGAAAGCCGTGGCGGCGGCGCGCGAGAGGCTGAGAGGCCAGTCACACGTCAGGGTGGAGCGCAGGACCCTCCCCGAGGAGATGCCCGAAGGCCCTTTTGACCTGATCGTCGCCTCCGAGGTTTTGTACTACTTCACCCGGGAAGAAATGCTCGCGATGCTGAACGGTTTCGAGAACATTCTGGCGCCCGGCGGCGTCCTCCTGGCCGTCCACTGGCGCCGCGAGACGCGCACCTACCCGCTTCAGGGGGATGAGGTCCACGAGCTACTAACGGCCCACACAAGCCTCGCTTTGACGGAGTCGGTGGCCGAACCCGACTACCGGCTCGACCTCTTCGAGGACCGCGGTTGA
- a CDS encoding acyl-CoA dehydrogenase family protein, producing the protein MAYVDLSEGIEVDTGWFRGHGMRCSESHRVIFDGTPVLAVLGEPGELLREPYFSRDAVRTAVTWAGIADLAVDSALGVLAAKFANREPDDLVSLAAGRLLTARGTIDRWLEFAAAGADADPEASVSGFSTQLREAVADGCRTILDEAARAVGSHPFATAGPLDRARRDLELFLLQHRLEPALARRGREAIRERGG; encoded by the coding sequence GTGGCCTACGTCGACCTGTCGGAGGGGATCGAGGTCGACACCGGGTGGTTTAGAGGGCACGGGATGCGCTGCTCGGAAAGCCACCGGGTCATCTTTGACGGCACGCCGGTGCTGGCGGTGCTCGGGGAGCCGGGCGAGCTGCTGCGCGAGCCTTACTTCTCGCGGGACGCCGTCAGAACCGCCGTCACCTGGGCCGGCATCGCGGACCTCGCCGTGGACTCGGCCCTGGGCGTGCTCGCCGCCAAGTTTGCGAACCGGGAGCCGGACGACCTCGTCTCGCTCGCCGCGGGGAGGCTGCTGACGGCGCGGGGCACCATCGACCGCTGGCTGGAGTTCGCCGCCGCAGGCGCGGACGCCGACCCGGAAGCCTCCGTCTCCGGGTTCTCGACCCAGCTTCGGGAGGCCGTGGCCGACGGTTGCCGGACCATCCTGGACGAGGCGGCCAGGGCCGTGGGTTCCCACCCCTTCGCCACGGCCGGGCCGCTGGACAGGGCGAGGAGGGACCTCGAGCTCTTCCTGCTCCAGCACCGCCTGGAGCCGGCCCTCGCGCGCCGGGGCAGGGAAGCCATCAGGGAGCGCGGCGGGTGA
- a CDS encoding polysaccharide deacetylase family protein: MSGKLSLTFDDGPDPVWTPRVLDVLEEVGVRATFFVVATLAERHPSLLRRASGAGHEIALHCTRHLRHDRMTASEIYADAEKGLRVLGKLGHDAGDWRTPWGVVTGGTKKAAEDLGLRLVGWTADSEDWRGEPSKVMLSRLAPGIGPGGVVLMHDGVGPGSLRDGCGETVELLAPLVSLCRSRDLEPVPLGELSGVLPDRNPGPVAGV; this comes from the coding sequence TTGAGCGGGAAGCTCTCCCTGACGTTCGATGATGGTCCGGATCCCGTCTGGACCCCGCGCGTGCTGGATGTCCTGGAAGAGGTCGGGGTGCGGGCGACGTTCTTCGTGGTGGCGACGCTCGCGGAGCGGCACCCTTCGCTGCTCCGCCGGGCATCTGGGGCAGGACACGAGATCGCCCTCCACTGCACCCGCCACCTGCGCCACGACCGGATGACGGCCTCGGAGATCTACGCCGACGCCGAAAAAGGCCTGCGGGTACTCGGGAAGCTCGGCCACGACGCCGGCGACTGGCGCACACCCTGGGGGGTCGTTACGGGGGGCACGAAGAAGGCGGCCGAGGACCTGGGCCTCCGTCTCGTCGGCTGGACCGCGGACAGCGAGGACTGGCGGGGGGAGCCGTCGAAGGTGATGCTCTCGCGCCTCGCGCCGGGTATCGGTCCGGGTGGGGTCGTCCTCATGCACGACGGGGTCGGGCCCGGCTCTTTGCGGGACGGGTGCGGCGAGACCGTCGAGCTTCTCGCGCCGCTGGTCTCGCTTTGCCGTTCGCGAGACCTGGAGCCGGTGCCACTCGGCGAGTTGTCCGGAGTGCTCCCGGATAGGAACCCCGGTCCCGTCGCCGGTGTATGA
- the aspS gene encoding aspartate--tRNA ligase, which produces MDRRNPYRTHNAGDLRKENVGETARLAGWVHRRRDHGGLIFIDLRDRWGITQVTFDPEREDIFSTAEKLRPEWSISVEGEVTARPPGNENPDLPTGHIEVRATDLRVLNTSETPPFEIERDRPVDETLRLKYRYLDLRREKMRDTILFRHRVVKHIRDFLDAREFVEIETPLLTASTPEGARDYLVPARLYPGQFYALPQSPQQFKQLLMVAGFERYFQIARALRDEDQRGDRQPEHTQLDMELSYTTQDEVLGLVEELFTGIVEGLTDKTIGQKPFPRLTYAEAMDRFGSDKPDIRFGLELRDVSEIAATSGFKVFSGAVESGGSVRGIAVGGLGDLSRGKIEGEITDVAKTGGARGLAFMKAEADGLTGPIAKFFSDEEQASLREALGARQGDYLFFVADKDPVVFESLGRLRLHFRDRLGLADDDVLGLCWVTDFPLFEWNEDEGRVEPMHHMFTMPREEDLGLLETEPLKVIGQLYDLVANGTELASGSIRIHRPDIQQRVFDVIGIDSEEAERRFGAMLTAFRYGAPPHGGIAPGIDRLIMLLRDQPNIREVMAFPKTQAARDEMMDAPGPVSEDQLKELHIALRRRPEGPKGSDPASRPSEGNN; this is translated from the coding sequence ATGGACCGTCGTAACCCTTACAGGACCCACAACGCGGGGGACTTACGCAAAGAGAACGTCGGAGAGACGGCGAGGCTGGCCGGCTGGGTGCACCGCAGAAGGGACCACGGCGGCCTCATCTTTATAGACCTGAGAGACAGGTGGGGCATAACCCAGGTAACCTTCGACCCGGAGAGGGAGGACATCTTCTCGACGGCCGAGAAACTAAGGCCCGAGTGGTCCATCTCCGTCGAGGGCGAGGTGACCGCCCGCCCCCCCGGCAACGAGAACCCCGACCTCCCCACCGGACACATAGAGGTTCGGGCGACGGATCTGCGAGTCCTCAACACTTCGGAGACGCCGCCGTTCGAGATCGAACGCGACCGCCCCGTTGACGAGACCCTGCGCCTGAAATACCGCTACCTGGACCTCCGCCGGGAGAAGATGCGAGACACCATCCTCTTCCGGCACAGGGTCGTCAAGCACATCAGGGACTTCCTCGACGCCCGCGAATTCGTCGAGATCGAGACGCCGCTCCTTACCGCCTCGACCCCCGAGGGCGCCCGCGACTACCTCGTCCCGGCCAGGCTCTACCCGGGCCAGTTCTACGCGCTGCCGCAGTCGCCGCAGCAGTTCAAGCAGCTGTTGATGGTCGCGGGCTTCGAGCGGTACTTCCAGATCGCGCGTGCTTTGCGCGACGAAGACCAGCGCGGCGACCGCCAGCCCGAGCACACCCAGCTAGACATGGAGCTCAGCTACACCACCCAGGACGAGGTGCTCGGCCTGGTCGAGGAGCTGTTCACCGGGATAGTCGAGGGGCTTACGGATAAGACGATTGGCCAGAAGCCCTTCCCCCGCCTCACCTACGCCGAGGCGATGGACCGTTTCGGGTCGGACAAGCCCGACATCAGGTTCGGGCTGGAGCTTCGGGACGTCTCGGAGATCGCGGCGACTAGCGGCTTCAAGGTCTTTAGCGGGGCCGTCGAGTCCGGCGGGTCCGTGCGGGGCATCGCGGTCGGCGGGCTCGGGGACCTATCGCGGGGGAAGATCGAGGGCGAGATCACGGATGTCGCAAAGACCGGTGGCGCCCGCGGCCTCGCGTTCATGAAGGCCGAAGCCGACGGCCTCACAGGCCCAATAGCGAAGTTCTTCTCGGACGAAGAGCAGGCCTCCCTCCGCGAAGCCCTGGGCGCCCGGCAGGGAGACTACCTGTTCTTCGTGGCGGACAAGGACCCCGTCGTCTTCGAGAGCCTTGGCAGGCTCAGGCTTCACTTCAGGGACCGCCTGGGGCTCGCGGACGACGACGTTCTCGGCCTCTGCTGGGTGACGGACTTCCCGCTCTTCGAGTGGAACGAGGACGAGGGGCGCGTCGAGCCGATGCACCACATGTTCACCATGCCGCGCGAGGAGGACCTCGGGCTGCTGGAGACGGAGCCCCTGAAGGTCATCGGCCAGCTCTACGACCTGGTGGCGAACGGGACGGAGCTGGCTTCGGGGAGCATCAGGATCCACCGCCCCGACATCCAGCAGCGGGTCTTCGACGTTATTGGCATCGACTCGGAAGAGGCCGAACGCCGCTTCGGCGCGATGCTGACTGCTTTCCGATACGGGGCCCCGCCCCACGGCGGCATAGCCCCGGGGATAGACCGCCTCATCATGCTCCTGCGCGACCAGCCGAACATCCGCGAGGTCATGGCCTTCCCGAAGACCCAGGCCGCCCGCGACGAGATGATGGACGCCCCCGGCCCGGTCTCCGAAGACCAGCTCAAGGAGCTCCACATCGCCCTGCGCCGAAGGCCCGAGGGGCCCAAGGGCTCGGACCCGGCCTCCCGGCCTTCCGAGGGGAATAACTGA
- a CDS encoding lamin tail domain-containing protein, protein MPVVLACVVLLTGCGGGDEEATVPEAEAPATPAPAATPGAGTSTVGVGQAETLSDVPFTLNTEQPVPPNFSEAYGRRARIAVQFYKLDEDSLGYPQGLSVDRGVRDAMDRLSAQYPTIEFFSYDISNPGPADDAGELQEGQYGTLAAQLGIGVTPYVAMLAPSGEEYVITNLFQGYTPEPVLSQALFDLAAVEVEDNTSDINVRIENVDLTDDGGGIEFFSVQNPTESPVNLRGFTLRVLSPEDAQVDPDAPQVTINSDVRIPVRGSASIGRVPDVVDADGEVVDGTFEGGTELDLAPGDQVALLDPGGAVASTYTV, encoded by the coding sequence GTGCCCGTGGTCCTTGCCTGCGTCGTCCTGCTGACCGGGTGCGGCGGCGGGGACGAGGAGGCGACCGTTCCCGAAGCCGAAGCCCCGGCGACGCCGGCGCCCGCCGCCACACCGGGCGCGGGGACTTCGACGGTGGGGGTGGGGCAGGCAGAGACGCTTTCGGACGTACCCTTTACGCTCAACACGGAGCAGCCCGTGCCGCCGAACTTTAGCGAGGCATATGGGCGGCGGGCCAGGATCGCGGTCCAGTTCTACAAGCTGGACGAGGATTCTTTGGGCTATCCGCAGGGCCTCTCGGTAGACCGTGGGGTTCGGGACGCCATGGACCGCCTCAGCGCCCAGTACCCGACGATAGAGTTCTTCAGCTACGACATCTCCAACCCGGGCCCGGCCGACGACGCCGGGGAGTTGCAAGAGGGGCAGTACGGCACGCTCGCCGCCCAGCTTGGCATCGGGGTAACGCCGTACGTGGCGATGCTCGCGCCGAGCGGGGAAGAGTACGTCATCACGAACCTCTTTCAGGGCTACACGCCGGAGCCCGTCCTTAGCCAGGCGCTCTTCGACCTCGCCGCCGTCGAGGTCGAGGACAACACGAGCGACATCAACGTGCGCATAGAGAACGTGGACCTTACCGACGACGGCGGCGGCATCGAGTTCTTTAGCGTCCAGAACCCCACGGAGAGCCCGGTGAACCTGCGCGGCTTCACCCTCAGGGTGCTCAGCCCCGAAGATGCCCAGGTCGACCCTGACGCCCCGCAGGTGACCATCAACAGCGACGTTCGGATACCCGTCAGGGGAAGCGCCTCGATCGGGCGCGTCCCCGACGTGGTCGACGCGGACGGCGAAGTCGTCGACGGGACCTTCGAGGGCGGCACCGAGCTCGACCTCGCGCCCGGTGACCAGGTGGCGCTGCTCGATCCCGGCGGGGCGGTTGCCTCCACGTACACCGTCTAG
- a CDS encoding cysteine desulfurase family protein, producing MRYTSRAMQSPVYLDNAATTPLDPRVLEAMLPHLGATRGNPSSLHARGVAARGAVETAREQVAGLLGASPEEIFFTGGGTEADNLAILGLARAADRGKRHAVVSKVEHAAVREAARRLEAEGFEVSWVGVDGHGLVDPAEFVAALRPDTALASVVWANNEIGTVQPIREISEACVSRGVPFHTDAVQAAGRTRLNVGETPVSTLAISGHKLYGPQGVGALLVRGGTAIEPVVLGGGQEGGLRSGTENVAGIVGLGEAARLAREELEERIGHETELRDRVISGVGAMPDVDLNGHPGRRLSNNAHFTVRGVGAESLVLVLDSLGYAIGSGSACSSGGHKASGVLLEIGKDEQDALSSARITVGKDNTAEEIEGFLEAFAGAVRRLREVSPVYAN from the coding sequence GTGAGATACACTAGCCGGGCGATGCAGAGCCCCGTTTACCTGGACAACGCCGCCACCACGCCCCTGGATCCAAGGGTGCTCGAAGCCATGCTCCCGCACCTCGGCGCGACCCGCGGAAACCCCTCCTCCCTGCACGCTCGGGGCGTTGCGGCCAGGGGCGCGGTCGAGACCGCGCGGGAGCAGGTGGCCGGGCTCCTCGGGGCGTCTCCGGAGGAGATCTTCTTCACGGGTGGCGGCACCGAAGCCGACAACCTCGCGATACTGGGGCTCGCCCGTGCCGCGGACCGGGGCAAACGGCACGCGGTCGTCTCGAAGGTCGAGCACGCCGCCGTCCGCGAGGCGGCGAGAAGGCTGGAGGCCGAGGGCTTCGAGGTCTCGTGGGTGGGAGTGGACGGGCACGGCCTCGTCGACCCGGCCGAATTTGTTGCCGCCCTGCGCCCGGACACGGCCCTCGCCAGCGTCGTGTGGGCCAACAACGAGATAGGTACCGTTCAGCCCATCCGGGAGATCTCGGAGGCGTGTGTTTCGCGTGGCGTACCCTTCCACACGGACGCGGTCCAGGCAGCCGGCAGAACCCGCCTGAACGTCGGGGAGACGCCCGTTTCGACGCTCGCGATCTCGGGCCACAAGCTCTACGGGCCGCAGGGCGTCGGCGCCCTGTTGGTGCGTGGGGGGACGGCCATCGAGCCCGTCGTGCTCGGCGGCGGGCAGGAGGGGGGCCTGAGAAGCGGGACCGAGAACGTCGCCGGTATCGTGGGCCTCGGAGAGGCGGCCCGGCTCGCGAGGGAGGAGCTGGAGGAGAGGATCGGGCACGAGACGGAGCTTCGGGACCGCGTGATCTCTGGCGTCGGCGCGATGCCGGACGTGGACCTGAACGGCCACCCCGGCCGCCGTCTCTCCAACAACGCGCACTTCACGGTCCGCGGCGTTGGGGCGGAGAGCCTGGTACTCGTCCTCGACTCGCTCGGCTATGCTATCGGGAGCGGCTCCGCCTGTTCCAGCGGCGGCCACAAGGCCTCCGGGGTGCTGTTGGAGATCGGCAAGGACGAGCAAGACGCGCTCTCGTCGGCCAGGATCACGGTAGGAAAAGACAACACCGCTGAAGAGATCGAAGGCTTCCTCGAAGCCTTCGCCGGGGCCGTGCGACGCCTCCGCGAAGTGTCGCCGGTGTATGCGAATTAG